Proteins from a single region of Nitrososphaerota archaeon:
- a CDS encoding PIN domain-containing protein, which yields MSGRGSAPRALLVDTDLFFYYLRGGALERQAEDVVKDAEAGTLSLRTSSEVYDDAILALRSDEFPLEGIREFLSDMMSIPHVSVPMSAQAAAEAVALYMEFGGRGRLSYFDSFHVATAKSLDLVLLTSDGYIVKNASRLGVRASDLAKWRRGRAGDGARGVSERSGEADPGRA from the coding sequence TTGTCTGGAAGAGGTAGCGCCCCGAGGGCGCTTCTCGTAGACACGGACCTCTTCTTCTATTACCTGCGAGGAGGCGCGCTGGAAAGGCAGGCGGAAGATGTCGTCAAGGACGCCGAGGCAGGGACGCTCTCCCTCAGGACGTCGTCCGAAGTGTACGACGACGCGATACTCGCCTTGAGGTCAGACGAGTTTCCCCTCGAGGGGATACGGGAGTTTCTGAGCGACATGATGTCCATCCCCCACGTCTCGGTCCCGATGAGCGCCCAGGCCGCCGCCGAGGCGGTCGCCCTGTACATGGAGTTCGGAGGGAGGGGGAGGCTGAGCTACTTCGACTCCTTCCACGTCGCCACCGCGAAGAGCCTGGACCTGGTCCTCCTCACGAGCGACGGCTACATCGTAAAGAACGCCTCGAGGCTCGGCGTCCGGGCGTCCGACCTCGCCAAGTGGCGACGGGGCCGGGCCGGGGACGGTGCGAGGGGGGTCTCGGAAAGGTCAGGCGAGGCGGACCCGGGGCGGGCCTGA
- a CDS encoding AbrB family transcriptional regulator, producing MSAIVEFDDKGRVLIPAEIRRKIRGRRFKVSTRGDVVELEPLATLAELRGKYRHLIKSDWEALEEKSEALVWKR from the coding sequence ATGAGCGCGATAGTGGAGTTCGACGACAAGGGAAGGGTGCTGATCCCCGCGGAGATAAGGCGCAAGATAAGGGGTAGGCGCTTCAAGGTCAGCACGCGAGGGGACGTCGTGGAGCTGGAGCCTCTGGCCACCCTGGCGGAGCTCAGAGGCAAGTACAGGCACCTGATCAAGTCGGACTGGGAGGCGCTGGAGGAGAAGAGCGAGGCCCTTGTCTGGAAGAGGTAG
- a CDS encoding TRAM domain-containing protein, translating into MSFGQRGGYGNRGGFGRGSGSFKKPVEVGKEYNVSISDTSRRGEGIAKVEGFIVFVPGTKVGQNVRIKVTQVSERFASGQVVEGSAAPASESS; encoded by the coding sequence TTGAGTTTCGGTCAACGAGGAGGATACGGCAATAGGGGAGGGTTCGGAAGAGGTTCTGGGTCCTTCAAGAAGCCGGTCGAGGTCGGGAAGGAGTACAACGTAAGCATCTCCGACACCAGCAGGCGAGGAGAGGGCATCGCCAAGGTCGAGGGGTTCATCGTCTTTGTCCCTGGCACGAAGGTCGGCCAGAATGTCAGGATAAAGGTGACACAGGTCTCCGAACGATTCGCGTCTGGGCAGGTCGTAGAGGGTTCAGCGGCGCCAGCCTCCGAGTCCAGTTGA
- a CDS encoding DsrE/DsrF/DrsH-like family protein, with product MSQTSGTQTEKSLRGKQKLVMVVSKGTADSLYPALILATTAAAQDMPVDIYFTFGGMKLLTKGAAESIKPSVDLGLSAEELKGLLAKGGMPSLYDMLKGASEAGVHIHACSPTMNLYGMEKNALVDVCDDVIGASGFLELARDPNALTLFI from the coding sequence TTGTCACAGACTAGTGGGACGCAGACTGAAAAGTCACTGCGAGGAAAACAGAAACTCGTGATGGTGGTGAGCAAGGGGACAGCCGACAGCCTCTACCCGGCACTCATCTTGGCCACGACGGCCGCCGCGCAAGACATGCCCGTCGACATCTACTTCACCTTCGGCGGAATGAAGCTCCTGACCAAAGGAGCCGCGGAGAGCATCAAGCCGTCGGTCGACCTGGGCCTCTCCGCCGAGGAGCTGAAAGGGCTCCTGGCGAAGGGGGGGATGCCGAGCCTCTACGACATGCTGAAGGGAGCCAGTGAAGCCGGGGTGCACATCCACGCATGCTCGCCGACCATGAACCTCTACGGGATGGAAAAGAACGCACTCGTGGACGTGTGCGACGACGTGATCGGTGCGTCCGGCTTCCTCGAACTCGCCAGAGATCCCAACGCTCTCACCCTCTTCATCTAG
- the cobB gene encoding hydrogenobyrinic acid a,c-diamide synthase (glutamine-hydrolyzing): MEADVAPPRVVISSWKGKSGKTLAVMALIYALSKKGLKVSVFKVGPDFTDPSYHRSVSGSPSRNLDYFLMGDDVVSRFCKCSLGSDIALIEGDHGLYDSVDGSSELGSTAQVAKLLGAPVVLVVDGERINRTAGALVRGLKLFDPGVNVAGAILTNLVERQVEKLTRAVEAEGLTVVGHILRDDRIREAMAYRHLGLTHAAEFNGTRLTGVLRPEVVSALDVDKLTGIAKEASGALQVPSLGEPPRTATPVKAGVLTGKSFTFYYPETIERLGALGSVAFVDPENDQSLPDVDLLFIGGGFPEIYARELEANKALRSDVKRFVEAGGHVYAECGGLMYLTESLAYDNQEYDMVGAIQGVTTVTGRPMAHGYAVAKVLKDTPIAAAGTTLRGHEFHYSRITLGKEYELALSYEKGTGIVGGRDGICVGNAYAHYMHLHPVTYDFVGAMVDHFLRGTRG; encoded by the coding sequence ATGGAAGCAGACGTAGCGCCTCCACGGGTCGTGATCTCCTCGTGGAAGGGCAAGTCGGGCAAGACGCTCGCGGTCATGGCCCTCATCTACGCGCTCTCAAAGAAGGGGCTCAAGGTCTCTGTCTTCAAGGTCGGGCCGGACTTCACCGACCCGAGCTACCATCGGTCGGTGTCCGGGTCTCCCAGCAGAAACCTGGACTACTTTCTCATGGGAGACGACGTGGTCAGCAGGTTCTGCAAATGCTCGCTTGGCAGCGACATCGCCCTCATCGAGGGCGACCACGGGCTCTACGACAGCGTGGACGGCTCGTCGGAACTGGGGAGCACCGCCCAGGTCGCAAAGCTTCTCGGCGCGCCCGTCGTCCTCGTAGTCGACGGGGAACGGATCAACCGGACCGCGGGGGCCTTGGTGAGAGGGCTCAAGCTCTTCGACCCGGGGGTGAACGTCGCAGGCGCGATCCTGACGAACTTGGTCGAACGGCAGGTGGAGAAGCTCACGCGGGCCGTCGAGGCCGAGGGTCTGACCGTGGTCGGGCACATACTCAGGGACGACAGGATACGGGAAGCCATGGCGTACAGGCATCTGGGCCTGACTCACGCGGCTGAATTCAACGGGACGCGGCTGACCGGGGTGCTAAGGCCGGAAGTCGTCTCAGCCCTGGACGTGGACAAGCTGACAGGCATCGCCAAGGAGGCGTCAGGGGCGCTGCAGGTCCCTTCGTTGGGGGAACCGCCCAGGACAGCGACGCCGGTGAAGGCAGGGGTGCTCACGGGGAAGTCCTTCACATTCTACTATCCAGAAACCATCGAGAGGCTCGGCGCCCTGGGCTCCGTGGCCTTCGTGGACCCGGAGAATGACCAGAGCCTGCCGGATGTGGACCTGCTCTTCATCGGCGGCGGCTTCCCAGAGATATATGCCCGCGAGCTGGAGGCCAACAAGGCGCTCAGGTCCGACGTCAAGAGATTCGTCGAGGCCGGAGGGCACGTCTACGCCGAGTGCGGGGGCCTGATGTACCTGACCGAGTCGCTGGCCTACGACAACCAGGAGTATGACATGGTCGGCGCGATCCAGGGGGTCACGACGGTCACAGGGCGCCCCATGGCCCACGGGTACGCGGTCGCGAAAGTACTGAAAGACACCCCCATAGCCGCGGCGGGGACCACGCTCCGGGGGCACGAGTTCCACTACTCGCGGATCACCCTGGGGAAGGAATACGAGCTCGCGCTGTCCTACGAGAAGGGGACCGGGATCGTGGGGGGGCGGGACGGGATATGCGTCGGGAACGCGTACGCGCACTACATGCACCTGCACCCTGTCACCTACGACTTCGTCGGGGCGATGGTCGACCATTTCCTCCGTGGCACGCGAGGCTGA
- a CDS encoding DsrE family protein, which translates to MAPADTPRLETMLGYATAAAAMEYETLIFFALDSALVAKKQIFEKMDQKVKDRIRESVSLGIKLDVCSASANTFGIKSEDLIEGVQISGIASFYSYAQDADIVLSWS; encoded by the coding sequence ATGGCACCGGCAGACACGCCGCGGCTGGAGACGATGCTCGGTTATGCGACGGCCGCCGCTGCGATGGAATACGAGACGCTGATATTCTTCGCATTGGATTCTGCCCTGGTCGCGAAGAAGCAGATCTTTGAGAAGATGGACCAGAAGGTGAAGGACAGGATAAGGGAGTCCGTCAGCCTCGGCATAAAGCTCGACGTCTGTTCCGCCTCGGCCAATACGTTCGGGATAAAGAGCGAGGACCTGATAGAGGGGGTCCAGATCTCGGGGATCGCGTCGTTCTATTCGTATGCCCAAGACGCGGACATCGTGCTCAGCTGGAGCTGA
- a CDS encoding bifunctional precorrin-2 dehydrogenase/sirohydrochlorin ferrochelatase: protein MLLDLTVGGSNVVVVGGQSLSELRVRSLVAQGIRVHVVAPRFAPELRSFDPLLVRLVRAGPSDYLRAIRRLRPLIVMSTLRSHRVNLRIVRLAHSIGSLVNVVDTPALCDFTMPAVGNVGAIRVAVATGGLSPAMARLVRDRILRAVRPEDALQVELQGRVRKAMLERVPSAAERRELVYRIVSDKGISRLLRGDKLDLALARALRLVEAAAATERPGGSGGP, encoded by the coding sequence ATGCTGCTGGACCTGACCGTCGGCGGGAGCAACGTGGTCGTGGTCGGCGGGCAGAGCCTGTCAGAGCTGAGGGTCAGGTCGCTCGTCGCACAGGGGATAAGGGTCCACGTCGTCGCCCCCCGATTTGCGCCGGAGCTCAGGTCGTTTGACCCGCTGCTGGTCCGGTTGGTCAGAGCGGGACCGTCGGACTATCTCAGAGCCATCAGGCGGCTCAGGCCCCTGATAGTCATGTCGACTCTGCGCAGCCATAGAGTCAACCTGCGGATCGTCAGGCTCGCCCATTCCATCGGGTCCCTGGTGAACGTCGTCGACACTCCTGCGCTGTGCGACTTCACGATGCCTGCGGTGGGGAACGTCGGCGCGATAAGAGTAGCAGTGGCGACGGGAGGGCTGAGTCCCGCGATGGCGCGGCTCGTGAGGGACCGCATCCTGAGGGCCGTAAGGCCGGAAGACGCCCTCCAGGTCGAGCTGCAGGGACGAGTCAGAAAGGCGATGCTCGAGCGGGTCCCGAGCGCGGCGGAGCGGAGGGAGCTCGTGTACAGGATCGTCAGCGACAAGGGGATATCCCGCCTCCTGCGCGGAGACAAGCTCGACCTGGCGCTGGCCAGGGCCCTTCGGCTGGTCGAGGCCGCTGCTGCGACCGAAAGACCCGGGGGGAGCGGTGGACCGTGA
- the cobA gene encoding uroporphyrinogen-III C-methyltransferase: MKAKVCVVGAGPGDPGLLTLRALEVIRRADVVLYDRLVGKEVLGLIPKRARKVFVGRSPTGKPVVPQSTIDEILVTEARRGKNVVRLKGGDPFIFGRGGEDIEALRKEGVEFEVVPGLTSAAAAPAYAGIPLTDRRYSSSVAIITGHEAESKGVPGVRLGKIASGVDTLVILMGVSTLSRTAKSLIRGGLDRDTPLAAVEWGTTPRQVTTLMTVGEAADGEAKGRLRPPSVIVVGRTAEFAGRLGWFPQGRVRLSRRFKAAWGAETGRPGVKKLGPRP, encoded by the coding sequence GTGAAAGCCAAGGTCTGCGTGGTAGGAGCCGGCCCCGGCGACCCGGGGCTCCTTACGCTGAGGGCGCTGGAGGTCATCAGAAGGGCGGACGTCGTCCTCTATGACCGCCTGGTCGGCAAGGAGGTGCTCGGCCTCATACCGAAGCGCGCGAGGAAGGTGTTCGTAGGAAGGTCTCCGACAGGCAAGCCCGTGGTGCCGCAGTCGACCATAGACGAGATCCTGGTGACCGAAGCCAGACGGGGGAAGAACGTGGTGCGCCTGAAGGGGGGCGACCCGTTCATCTTCGGCCGGGGGGGCGAGGACATCGAGGCGCTGAGGAAGGAAGGGGTGGAGTTCGAGGTGGTCCCGGGCCTGACCTCCGCGGCGGCGGCGCCAGCTTACGCAGGCATACCCCTCACCGACAGAAGATACTCCTCTTCGGTGGCGATCATCACCGGACACGAGGCCGAATCGAAGGGGGTCCCCGGCGTCAGGCTCGGGAAGATAGCGTCGGGGGTGGACACGCTCGTCATCCTCATGGGCGTCTCCACCCTGTCCCGGACGGCGAAGAGCCTGATCCGGGGCGGCCTGGACCGAGACACCCCTCTCGCCGCGGTGGAGTGGGGGACGACCCCGCGCCAGGTCACCACCCTCATGACGGTCGGGGAAGCCGCAGACGGAGAAGCGAAGGGGAGGCTCAGGCCTCCGAGCGTCATCGTCGTCGGAAGGACGGCCGAGTTCGCGGGCAGGCTCGGCTGGTTCCCCCAGGGAAGGGTCCGTCTCTCCCGCAGGTTCAAGGCTGCCTGGGGCGCAGAGACGGGCAGGCCGGGGGTCAAGAAGCTCGGGCCGCGCCCGTGA
- a CDS encoding TusE/DsrC/DsvC family sulfur relay protein, which translates to MGDVTYPGEYEVNGKKISLDEDGFIQNPELWDEAVADWVAKNLAGVQTMTEDHWKFVKYLRQYWETYGVCPPLRMITKVTGITLEKMYELFPDGPANGACKVAGAPKPTGCV; encoded by the coding sequence TTGGGAGACGTGACTTATCCGGGAGAATACGAGGTCAACGGCAAGAAGATTTCGCTGGATGAAGACGGTTTCATCCAGAACCCGGAGCTGTGGGACGAGGCGGTCGCCGACTGGGTCGCCAAGAACCTTGCGGGCGTCCAGACGATGACTGAAGACCACTGGAAGTTCGTGAAGTACCTCAGGCAGTATTGGGAGACATACGGAGTTTGCCCGCCCCTGAGGATGATCACCAAGGTCACAGGGATAACGCTGGAAAAGATGTACGAGCTGTTTCCAGACGGACCGGCCAACGGGGCGTGCAAGGTCGCAGGGGCTCCGAAGCCGACCGGGTGCGTCTGA
- a CDS encoding sulfite reductase, dissimilatory-type subunit alpha — MPEAGEPAAGDSEDEALKKGRELLRRYETGPWPSHVSEIKKTKYPIEAYARGLANGQSEWHGGAAKVRYVYTGFIARRTKDGKSTELHFRVYQPSGQFYTTKALRGLLDFADEYGLGLIETTGQTGGMIISMKPELADPAVDKLRTLKTDIGNTGDTFRDFPSCVGPALCEYALYDSLAARDHYMTYPPIYENLGNQMFPFKVKLKFSACPMDCSRAVHRSDFGFVGVWEGAPEVDQTLLKTKAEGKEVDVPGIVRGCPSKAIQWDEAKEELRIDGDRCQKSMNCIRRAFPAIAPGKKRKVALLAGGNSKGRFGPKMAKPVTLLDDYRDAKDFVLKIIDEWAETSPHKDRIGDMLTKTGFSKVMDGAKDTLPGKSVQGHAVGQTRIVNSAVLSDDERKEYAEWAEGVAREFDA, encoded by the coding sequence TTGCCTGAGGCAGGCGAACCGGCCGCCGGGGACTCCGAGGACGAAGCCCTGAAGAAGGGGAGGGAGCTGCTTCGGCGCTACGAGACCGGCCCGTGGCCCAGCCACGTGTCTGAGATCAAGAAGACGAAGTACCCGATAGAGGCTTACGCGCGGGGCCTGGCGAACGGCCAGTCAGAGTGGCACGGCGGCGCCGCGAAAGTCAGGTACGTGTACACAGGGTTCATCGCCAGGCGGACGAAGGACGGAAAGAGCACGGAACTGCACTTCAGGGTCTATCAGCCCTCCGGCCAGTTCTACACGACGAAGGCGCTCCGGGGACTGCTGGACTTCGCCGACGAGTACGGTCTGGGGCTCATAGAGACGACCGGCCAGACGGGCGGGATGATAATCTCGATGAAGCCGGAGCTCGCCGACCCTGCAGTGGACAAGCTCAGGACGCTGAAGACGGACATAGGGAACACGGGCGACACCTTCAGGGACTTCCCTTCGTGCGTCGGCCCGGCTCTCTGCGAGTACGCGCTGTATGACTCGCTGGCCGCAAGGGACCACTACATGACGTACCCGCCCATCTACGAGAACCTTGGGAACCAGATGTTCCCTTTCAAGGTGAAGCTCAAGTTCAGCGCCTGCCCGATGGACTGCTCCAGGGCGGTCCATAGGTCGGACTTCGGGTTCGTGGGGGTCTGGGAGGGCGCCCCTGAAGTCGACCAGACCCTCCTGAAAACGAAGGCGGAAGGCAAAGAAGTGGACGTCCCTGGCATCGTCCGAGGCTGTCCTTCGAAAGCCATCCAGTGGGACGAAGCGAAGGAGGAGCTTCGGATAGACGGCGACAGGTGCCAGAAGTCCATGAACTGCATCCGGCGAGCATTCCCCGCCATAGCGCCGGGTAAGAAGAGGAAGGTCGCGCTCCTAGCCGGCGGCAACTCCAAGGGGAGGTTCGGGCCGAAGATGGCGAAGCCGGTCACCCTCCTCGACGACTACAGGGACGCGAAGGACTTCGTCCTGAAGATCATAGACGAATGGGCCGAGACGTCCCCCCACAAAGACAGGATAGGGGACATGCTGACAAAAACCGGGTTCAGCAAGGTCATGGACGGCGCCAAAGACACTCTCCCCGGGAAGTCGGTCCAGGGGCACGCCGTAGGCCAGACAAGGATCGTCAACAGCGCGGTGCTCAGCGACGACGAGAGGAAGGAGTACGCCGAGTGGGCCGAAGGGGTGGCCAGGGAGTTCGACGCCTGA
- a CDS encoding dissimilatory-type sulfite reductase subunit beta → MKKRLPVPYTDFLPEEIRRNVGKWADRRFHGEGIIEHISNTGESVFTVKVGSPPNVRFSTQTLRKLSDIADKHGIGALRFTRAGNVELLAHSLEGALEMKRSVEGLGYYTGGWGNTLWSIGSCTAYLTCTTAVVDSPSLTKVLYDRLTPYFTGEASLPAKLRINVGGCPTGCGGLVADIVVIGHYGDAPSYDPEKIKRCLPMNADALDKAVPELVMVCPVNAIRAYKKPDNTVGIDIIRDKCIACGRCRDVCDHITWDQSKIGVSVLVGGKSSNTGDGPALARVLVPWVPARPPDFREVVAVVQKLIDVWKSDAGPGERLADYAHRVGLQALQETMRVPITRWNKPTAFGTGFGVRQFFPSFAGTPPRERGSR, encoded by the coding sequence ATGAAGAAGAGACTCCCCGTCCCCTACACCGACTTTCTGCCCGAGGAGATACGGCGGAACGTAGGGAAGTGGGCGGACAGGAGATTCCACGGGGAAGGGATAATCGAGCACATATCGAACACAGGCGAGAGCGTCTTCACGGTCAAGGTCGGCTCGCCGCCGAACGTCAGGTTCAGCACCCAGACGCTGAGGAAGCTCTCAGACATCGCGGACAAGCATGGGATCGGCGCACTGAGGTTCACCAGAGCGGGGAACGTGGAGCTGCTCGCCCACAGCCTGGAAGGCGCGCTGGAGATGAAACGGTCCGTGGAGGGGCTCGGGTACTACACCGGAGGGTGGGGGAACACGCTCTGGTCCATAGGCTCCTGCACCGCTTACCTGACGTGCACCACCGCGGTGGTCGACTCGCCGTCGCTCACCAAGGTGCTGTATGACAGGCTGACGCCATACTTCACAGGCGAGGCGTCCTTGCCTGCGAAGCTGAGGATCAACGTCGGGGGGTGCCCCACGGGGTGCGGCGGCCTGGTCGCCGACATAGTGGTGATAGGGCACTACGGAGACGCTCCGTCCTACGACCCCGAGAAGATAAAGAGATGCCTGCCTATGAACGCGGACGCGCTCGACAAGGCCGTGCCGGAGCTCGTGATGGTCTGCCCCGTCAACGCGATCAGAGCGTACAAGAAACCGGACAACACGGTGGGGATCGACATCATACGGGACAAGTGCATAGCCTGCGGCAGATGCAGGGACGTCTGCGACCACATCACGTGGGACCAGAGCAAGATAGGGGTGTCTGTGCTTGTCGGGGGGAAGAGCAGCAACACCGGAGACGGCCCTGCCCTGGCCAGGGTGCTCGTGCCCTGGGTGCCGGCGAGGCCACCGGACTTCAGGGAGGTCGTCGCTGTGGTCCAGAAGCTGATAGACGTGTGGAAGAGCGACGCAGGGCCCGGGGAGAGGCTCGCCGACTACGCCCACCGGGTCGGGCTGCAGGCGCTGCAGGAGACCATGCGCGTGCCGATAACAAGATGGAACAAACCGACGGCCTTCGGCACCGGCTTCGGGGTGAGACAGTTCTTCCCCTCCTTTGCAGGCACCCCGCCTCGGGAAAGAGGAAGCAGGTGA
- a CDS encoding respiratory nitrate reductase subunit gamma has product MEGHAYALKGARALLGATAVAVPVLLAVLFASDSIVNALVFLVFPYVAALLFVVGLVYDGAGWLAPRRLTGLKTVAIVPNTFSRAGTAKDILKRVFGFYTLPKMEGDRTLIAGSVMFHYGMWAWIVSHLVLVLGMYTLPSSLYDPVGDFVARPAGILALLGVLVLTGRRVATPKMRSISSVGDYLPLGLLILILSAGLTQVMTGGVGNMDTVAAWLLSLLSFTPAPALMTGVSPLTMLYVVPSLIFVASVPFSKMVHIVSYLFNPTVAKSSYRVGEVGFPLASGKAGRGPAPGGGHNES; this is encoded by the coding sequence ATGGAGGGACACGCGTACGCGCTGAAAGGCGCACGTGCCCTCCTCGGGGCGACCGCGGTGGCCGTCCCCGTCCTTCTTGCGGTGCTCTTCGCTTCTGATTCCATCGTCAACGCCCTCGTCTTCCTCGTGTTCCCTTACGTCGCGGCCTTGCTGTTCGTCGTGGGGCTGGTCTACGACGGCGCGGGCTGGCTCGCCCCAAGGCGGCTCACGGGCCTCAAGACGGTCGCCATCGTGCCGAACACCTTCAGCCGCGCTGGCACGGCGAAAGACATACTGAAGAGGGTCTTCGGGTTCTACACCCTGCCGAAGATGGAGGGGGACAGGACCCTGATCGCAGGTTCGGTGATGTTCCACTATGGTATGTGGGCGTGGATCGTCAGCCACCTCGTGCTCGTGCTCGGGATGTACACGCTCCCGTCTTCGCTCTATGACCCCGTCGGAGACTTCGTGGCGAGGCCGGCGGGGATCCTCGCGCTCCTCGGCGTCCTGGTCCTCACGGGGAGAAGGGTCGCGACCCCCAAGATGCGGTCGATAAGCTCGGTCGGCGACTACCTGCCTCTGGGCCTGCTGATCCTGATACTCTCGGCTGGACTGACTCAGGTCATGACCGGGGGGGTGGGGAACATGGACACGGTGGCGGCATGGCTGCTTTCGCTCCTGAGCTTCACCCCCGCCCCGGCCCTGATGACGGGCGTGAGCCCGCTGACGATGCTGTATGTGGTCCCGTCCTTGATCTTCGTGGCGTCGGTCCCCTTCAGCAAGATGGTGCACATAGTCTCCTACCTCTTCAACCCCACGGTCGCGAAGAGCAGCTATCGCGTGGGGGAGGTCGGTTTCCCCTTGGCGTCCGGCAAGGCGGGTCGCGGACCCGCACCCGGTGGTGGGCACAACGAGTCATAA
- a CDS encoding arsenate reductase (azurin) small subunit, whose product MVGTTSHKNEFKFGDTSAVEPIWAKKELVQKLGERTGEAKALEDQVQGFRLGLKREVARNRNVKLAVETCVHCGACLNACPTYISSGDIRNSPVGRADLIRKVAKADSLAGRALGDLAGGKKLDESGLKDVATYYYQCLECRRCGEICPFGIDQADLTRTVRSVLLDVGIVARYPATVIDNAEKTGNNMGLPPPALKATLDFVKEEIEAEKGVKVDVKVDEPAQVLLVPPSADFFSNLDTLKGYIYFLHSTGVDYTFTTEHTEVANFGLFIDEKHLRIIGDHLVGVAEKLGVSYVVAGECGHGWRAFKNYVIPELEKRGIEGLHIFHLVIAAMKAGAVVIDPEKNGDRAYVYQDPCNYARGGDLIDEPRYILRSVVKNYQDSPHSRERTWCCGGGGGLLTDELIPLRLEYAKLWYNDALSVSGAHVVRPCAICKAQLNHTLPLLNKAQGRSVTYSGMMDLVYTSIPAGLGPKAPLGGGAQPGGALESRRTFLELALGASAALMAAGVAAAARPLLFPPASPSGSGAAAASFPRVKVANVSDLSLNAPLAFSYPLGNEPNILVKVGQRAAGGVGPDGDIVAFSAICQHQGCHWGYQATGTSPSCSSSFKAAGPVGYCCCHDSVYDLVNGGKVIGGPAPRPEPQVLLEVDGTTGDIYATGMGPPAIFGHHTGSSDVSYDLQGGTPVA is encoded by the coding sequence GTGGTGGGCACAACGAGTCATAAGAACGAGTTCAAGTTCGGCGACACCTCGGCCGTCGAGCCCATCTGGGCGAAGAAGGAGCTCGTGCAGAAGCTCGGGGAGAGGACGGGGGAGGCGAAGGCGCTCGAAGACCAGGTCCAGGGGTTCAGGCTCGGCCTGAAGAGAGAGGTCGCGCGGAACAGGAACGTCAAGCTCGCCGTGGAGACGTGCGTCCACTGCGGGGCATGTCTCAACGCCTGTCCCACCTACATCTCGTCCGGGGACATCCGGAATTCGCCCGTCGGCAGAGCAGACCTGATAAGAAAGGTGGCCAAGGCAGACTCGCTGGCGGGGAGGGCGCTCGGCGACCTCGCGGGCGGGAAAAAGCTGGACGAGTCGGGCCTGAAAGACGTCGCCACGTACTACTATCAGTGCCTCGAGTGCAGAAGGTGCGGCGAGATCTGCCCGTTCGGGATAGACCAGGCGGACCTGACGAGGACCGTCAGGTCTGTGCTCCTCGACGTCGGGATAGTCGCAAGGTACCCGGCCACGGTCATCGACAACGCGGAGAAGACAGGGAACAACATGGGGCTCCCTCCCCCCGCGCTGAAGGCGACCCTGGATTTCGTCAAAGAGGAGATCGAGGCAGAGAAGGGGGTCAAGGTCGACGTCAAGGTGGACGAGCCCGCCCAGGTGCTCCTCGTCCCGCCGTCGGCAGACTTCTTCTCCAACCTGGACACGCTGAAGGGATACATCTACTTCCTGCACTCGACCGGGGTCGACTATACCTTCACGACCGAGCATACCGAGGTCGCGAACTTCGGGCTCTTCATAGACGAGAAGCACCTGAGGATAATCGGAGACCATCTGGTCGGCGTAGCCGAGAAGCTGGGGGTCAGCTACGTCGTCGCAGGCGAGTGCGGCCACGGGTGGAGGGCGTTCAAGAACTACGTCATCCCGGAGCTCGAGAAGCGCGGGATCGAGGGCCTTCACATCTTCCACCTGGTGATCGCCGCCATGAAGGCGGGCGCGGTGGTGATCGACCCCGAGAAGAACGGCGACAGGGCCTACGTCTACCAGGACCCGTGCAACTATGCGAGAGGAGGGGACCTGATCGACGAGCCCAGATACATCCTCAGGTCCGTCGTGAAGAACTACCAAGACTCCCCGCACAGCAGAGAGAGGACGTGGTGCTGCGGCGGCGGGGGCGGCCTGCTGACCGACGAGCTGATCCCCCTCAGGCTCGAATACGCCAAGCTCTGGTACAACGACGCGCTGTCGGTCTCAGGCGCCCACGTGGTGAGGCCGTGCGCCATCTGCAAGGCGCAGCTCAACCACACGCTTCCCCTCCTGAACAAGGCACAGGGCCGCAGCGTGACGTATTCCGGGATGATGGACCTGGTCTACACGTCCATCCCCGCCGGGCTCGGCCCGAAGGCCCCGCTCGGGGGCGGCGCGCAGCCCGGGGGGGCGCTCGAGTCCAGAAGGACGTTCCTGGAGCTGGCGCTGGGGGCCAGCGCGGCCCTCATGGCCGCCGGCGTCGCAGCTGCGGCGCGCCCGCTCCTGTTCCCTCCCGCGAGCCCCTCGGGGAGCGGAGCCGCAGCGGCCTCCTTTCCGAGGGTGAAGGTCGCCAACGTCTCCGACCTGAGCCTCAACGCCCCTCTCGCGTTCAGCTACCCGCTCGGCAACGAGCCCAACATCCTGGTGAAGGTCGGCCAGAGGGCCGCCGGAGGCGTCGGGCCCGACGGGGACATCGTGGCGTTCAGCGCCATATGCCAGCACCAGGGGTGCCACTGGGGGTACCAGGCGACAGGGACGTCGCCGTCCTGCAGCTCCTCGTTCAAGGCCGCGGGACCGGTCGGGTACTGCTGCTGCCATGACAGCGTCTATGACCTGGTGAACGGCGGGAAGGTGATCGGGGGCCCTGCTCCGCGCCCCGAGCCCCAGGTGCTCCTTGAAGTCGATGGGACGACAGGCGACATCTACGCCACGGGGATGGGTCCCCCGGCGATCTTCGGGCACCACACCGGCTCTTCTGACGTCTCCTACGACCTGCAGGGCGGGACGCCCGTGGCCTAG